One Ilumatobacter fluminis genomic window, CCCCGCCGCGCAGGATCATGTCCTTGCGGCGATCGGCCAAGTAGACGTATCCGTCGGCGTCGATCCACCCCATGTCGCCGAGGCTCTCCCACTCGCTGTCGCTGAGCCGCTTCGGGTCGGCGCCGAGATAGCGGTACGTGCTGCCCGCCCCGGCATCGGCCCGCATGTAGATCTCCCCGACCTCGCCCGGCGGGACCTCGACCCCGTCGTCGTCGAACACCCGCATCTCCCCGACGATGGGTCGGCCGACCGAACCACGGTGCTCGAGCCACTCGCGGCCCGTGATCCAGGTGATCGACTGCACCTCGGTCCCGGCGTACAACTCGCACAACACGTCGGGCCCGACCCACTCGATCCACTCCTGCTTCAGCCACGCCGGGCAGGGAGCGGCCATGTGGATGCACGTCTCGAGCGATGTCAGGTCGGCCGCCGCCTTCACCTCGTCGGGCAGCTTCGAGATGCGCTGCATCATCGTCGGGACGAGGTACAGGTACTTGGGCCGCAGCTCGGTCACGGCACGAAGGACCTGCTCACCGTCGAACCGGGGGAAGTTCACCACGTGGTTACCGTTGACGAGGCCGAGCGTGGTCGAGGTGAACGGCGCGTTGTGGTAGAGCACGCCGGGCACGATGCAGGTGTCCCGGAGCGGGATCGACAACCCGACGGCACCGACCTCGAACGCTCCGGGGTTCTGCGCCAGGATGATCTTCGGTCGCCCGGTGCTGCCGCCCGAGGTGGGCGCCTTGAAGTGGGTCGCCGTGCGATCCGGCAGCGGCTCGTCGCTGATCGAGGGATCGGGCTGCCAACCGACCGGGATCGACCGATGGTCGGGAACGCGCCCCGGGTCGGCGCCGACGACCAGTGACGAGTCGGCGAGCTCGACGATCTCGGTCAGTTCACGACCCGGCAGCTTCGCCGACACGGGCTGCGGCGTCGCCCCGAGCTTCCAGACGGCGATCGCCGCGGACACGAAGTCGGTCGAGTTCGGGAGCGCGATTGTGACGAGATCGTCCTGTTCGACGCCGAGCTCGGCGTACGCACGTGCCAACCGGTTGGTCCCGCGGTCGAGTTCGCGCCACGAGAGCGTCGTGTCACCGCAGGTGAGTGCCGGGTCGTGCGGCCGCTCGGCGGCGTGTCGCGAGATGATCGACGAGATCGACTGAAGCGCCATGTCCGCGCACTGTAGGGAGCCGCTGGCCCGGCGTCGCTACCGAGCAGCCGGACGGACGATCAGTCGTGCCGGTGACGCCAGTACATCGGGACGCTGGCGACGAGGTAGCGCGCCCCGCCGACCATCGCCGTCACCCGCGCCCGGCGCGTCGGGAGCGTGCGGCGACGGATCCGGTCGAACTCCGGCTCGCCGATCGACTCGCGCCACGCCAGGCTCTTCTGTGCCGCGTGGGTCGTGAACCCGCCGAGGAACCTCGGCAGACGTTCGAATCGAGCGCCGGCGTCGGCCATCCGGCACACGAGGTCCCAGTCCATCGCGAACTGGAACGAGTCGTCGATACCGCCGATGCGTTCGTGGAGTGACCGCCGCCAGAACATCGTCTCCTGGGTGATGTAGCAGCGCCACTGATAGGCGCCCCTCGAGTGTCGCGGCAGCACCCATCGACCGACCTCGCGGGCCCGATCGTCGAGCACGATCCGGTGCCCGTAGACGACGTCGACATCGGGGTGATCACGAAAGTACCGGCCGACGGTGACGAGTGCGCCGGGGAGCGACAGGTCGTCGGAGTTGAGCCAGGCGACGATGTCGGTGTCGATCCGCGCCATGCCTCGGTTGATCGCGTCCGACTGACCGTCATCGGGTCCTGACTCGACGGTCAGCCGGCCGGATTCGGCGTAGGCCCGCACGATGTCGACGGTGCCGTCGGTCGACCCTCCGTCCTGCACGGTCATGGTCAAACGGGGATAGTCCTGGTCGAGGACACTGTCGATCGATCGGGCGATGAACGTCGCCTGGTTCATCGTCGGCATCACGACGCCGATCGTGGGCAACGTCTCGTCCGGCTCGGCCCACAGTGGCTCGGGCATCCGGGCGGGTTCGGGCTCGTGCTGCTCGAACGATCCCAGCACGAGGCCGGCGGGCATCAACAGACGTTTGACGGTCCGGGGGATCCCCACGGGCGGTCGCTACCGGACCTGTGCAGCGAGGCGATCGGCCGTCGCCCGTGCCTGTTCGGCGGTCGGCGCCTCGACCATGACGCGGACGAACGGTTCGGTTCCGCTCGCTCGGACCAGGATCCGACCGGTCTCGCCGAGTTCTGCCTGGGCGGCGGCGATCTCGTCGGCGAGTTCGGCGGCGATGTCGGGGCGGCGTTCGGCGACGGGGATGTTGACGAGCACCTGCGGCAGCTGCGTCATGGCCTCAC contains:
- a CDS encoding AMP-binding protein codes for the protein MALQSISSIISRHAAERPHDPALTCGDTTLSWRELDRGTNRLARAYAELGVEQDDLVTIALPNSTDFVSAAIAVWKLGATPQPVSAKLPGRELTEIVELADSSLVVGADPGRVPDHRSIPVGWQPDPSISDEPLPDRTATHFKAPTSGGSTGRPKIILAQNPGAFEVGAVGLSIPLRDTCIVPGVLYHNAPFTSTTLGLVNGNHVVNFPRFDGEQVLRAVTELRPKYLYLVPTMMQRISKLPDEVKAAADLTSLETCIHMAAPCPAWLKQEWIEWVGPDVLCELYAGTEVQSITWITGREWLEHRGSVGRPIVGEMRVFDDDGVEVPPGEVGEIYMRADAGAGSTYRYLGADPKRLSDSEWESLGDMGWIDADGYVYLADRRKDMILRGGANIYPAEVEAALDAHPAVHSCAVIGLPDDDLGQRVHAVVEAPGGADEAELRAHMAEHLVSYKCPSSYEFVDEPVRDEAGKVRRSLLAQQRS
- a CDS encoding glycosyltransferase family 2 protein — translated: MGIPRTVKRLLMPAGLVLGSFEQHEPEPARMPEPLWAEPDETLPTIGVVMPTMNQATFIARSIDSVLDQDYPRLTMTVQDGGSTDGTVDIVRAYAESGRLTVESGPDDGQSDAINRGMARIDTDIVAWLNSDDLSLPGALVTVGRYFRDHPDVDVVYGHRIVLDDRAREVGRWVLPRHSRGAYQWRCYITQETMFWRRSLHERIGGIDDSFQFAMDWDLVCRMADAGARFERLPRFLGGFTTHAAQKSLAWRESIGEPEFDRIRRRTLPTRRARVTAMVGGARYLVASVPMYWRHRHD